CGGGCAGTTTTCGGAACGTCGTGCCCGCGCGATTGAGGAGCGTTTCCCAGCCATGCTCCTTGACGAAGCGGCGCACCAGCGCCTCGTCCGCGGCAGCCGTCTTGTAGTCGTGGAAGGCATAGGCGACGCCGCGCTCTTCGAGCCAGCCCCGCGCCTTCTTCACGGTCGAGCAGTTCTTGATGCCGTAAACTGTTATGGTCACTTTTCGTCTCCCCGTTCCAGCGCGCGCGCATGGAACACGATCGCGGCCGCGTTCGAGATGTTGAGGCTCTTGATCGGGCCGGGCGCGGCGAGCGCGGCAATCGCATCGCACTTCTCGCGCACAAGCCGGCGCAGCCCCCTGTCCTCCGCGCCGAAAACGAACGCCACGCGCCGCCCGCCCGCCAACGCGGCATCAAACCGCTGCGCGCCCTCGGAATCGAAGCCGATGCAGAGGAAGTCGCGCTCCTTCAGCTTTTCGAGCACACGCGACAGGTTGACCACCTCGATCACAGGCACATGTTCGAGCCCGCCGGAGGCGGACTTCGCGAGCGTGGCCGTCAGAGGCGGAGAATGTCGATCCTGTACGATCATCGCGCCGATGCCGAACGCCGCCGCAGAGCGGATCACCGCGCCGACATTGTGCGGGTCCGTGACCTGATCGAGGATGACGACGGTGGCGGGCGCGTCGTCGAGCGCGTCGAGAAAATCGTCGAGGCCGGGCTGAGCGAGCGGTTCGACATGAAGCACCGCGCCCTGATGCACCGCGCCCGGTCCGGTCAGCGCGTCGAGGTCGGCGGGCAGCGCGAGCGTCGCGGCGATCTTGCGCGCGTCAAGAAGCGGACGCAGTCGCGCGGCGGCGTTCTCGGTCAGCCATGCATGATGGATGCGCCGTTTCGGGTTCGCGAGCGCCGCTTCGACCGAATGCAGGCCGTAAAGCGTCTCGCCCGCTGCGAGCCTTGCGAAGCTTTGGCCAGCGGATTTCTGTGGCCGGGCATTTCTTCCCGCATCGCCGAAACGGGAAAAAGCCCACGCTTCCTGCTTCGGTGCCGTGTCGCGCGAACCGGCGCCCGCCTCCTTCGCTCCGGGGCCACGAGCCTGCTTTCGCGTTTCATCGTGACGCGGTTTCGATGGTTTGACGATGCGCGTCATGTAAGCGTCCTCTTCGATAGAAGCTTTTGCAGTTTCGGGGCCGCAGCGATGAGCCCGCTCGCGGCGAAGGGATGATCGAGAGGCGCCCACCGATAAGCTTCGACCTCGCTTTCATCGATGTGCACGTCCCGGCCAACCGGCTCGAACAGATATTGGAAGTCATAATGCCAGTGTTCGCGCTGGTCGCGGTCGGGGCGCGCCGGTATCATGTGCACATCGATGTTGAACGGCACGCGCGCCGGAAACAGCGGCGACGATGTCACGGCAAGACCCGTTTCTTCCAGCACTTCGCGCCTGGCGGCATCGTAAATGGATGCGTCCGCGCTCTCGACATGGCCGCCCGGCTGAAGGAACCGCCCCGATTTCTTGTGAAGGATCAGGAGCAGCGCGCTGCCGTCGAAGACGAGGCCGCTCGCAGTGACGTGCCCGGCCGGGTTCGACCTGAGAATGTCCTCGGAATTGCGCGCGAGAAAATCCCGCACGCCTTCAAGCGCCTCGCAGGGAAAGAGCCTTTCGTATTCGGCGAGTGCTGCCGTCGCGTCGGCATGGAGCATCGTGTCTGCCCTCACTCTTCGAGAAGGTCGAGAATCTGCGCGCGAATCCTGCTCTTGGTCGCCTCGTCCGTCACCTTCTGCTTGCCCGGCCCCGTCACGTAGAATACGTCCACCGCCTTTTCGCCGAAGGTTGCGATATGCGCGGACGCAATGTCGAGGCCCAATTCGTCGAAGCCGCGCGCGAGATCGTAGAGAAGGCCGGGACGATCGAGCGCATGCACCTCGATCACCGTCGTTTCCTGCGATGCCGTGTTGTCGATCACGATGTCGGGGGGCACGGTGAACGCGTCCACCTTCGGCATCTTGCGCACCGAACGAACTCTCGCCTCATCCAGAACCCGCGCGCCGGACACGACATCCGTGATCGAACGCGCGATCTTCTCGCACTGGGAAATTTCCTCGTGGTCGTCGACGAACTTCCGCTGGAACAGCAGCGTGTCGAGCGCCAGCCCGTCGCGCGTCGTCGCGATCTGAGCCGACGCGATGCTGGCGCCGGAGGCGGCACAGGCTCCCGCGCATTGCATCAGAAGTTGCGGGTGATCGCCCGTGACGAAGGTCAGCTCCGGGATCGGACGGACGATGTCGCAGCAACGCACATCGTAGACAAGCGGCGCGGCTTCCGTCTCGAAGCGGCGGATCAGGTTCGCATGCAGGATCTGCCGTTCGAGATCGGTGCGCACCCAGTAGTCGGATTCGTGGCGCTGGATGAAGTGCTCGACATCGGCGGCGTCCCAGTCGCGCAGAACCTCACCGAGCCTTGCCTTGGCGGCGGCTATCCGAGCCTGACGCGGCACGCGCGTATGGCCGCCGGCGAGGATCGGCTCCGTATCGTAATAAAGCTGGCGGAGAAGCTGTCCTTTCCAGCCGTTCCATACACCGGGGCCGACCGCGCGAATGTCGGCCACGGTAAGCAGCAAAAGCAGCTTCAGCCGCTCCGGGCTTTGCACGAGGTCCGCGAAGTTGCGGATGGTCTGCGGGTCCGAGATATCGCGGCTTTGCGCCGTCTGGCTCATGACGAGATGATGTCTGACGAGCCACGCGGCGGTTTCGGCTTCAGCCGCCGACAGACCAAGGCGCAGCGCCACCGAACGGGCCCAGTCGGCGCCGACGAGGGAATGATCGCCTTCGACCGCCTTCGCCACGTCGTGCATCAGGAGCGCCACATAGAGCGCGTTGCGGTTCTGGATGTCGTTGATGATTTCGGTAGAGAGCGGAAGCTCCTTGCCGAACTCCCCCTTCTCGATGCGCGAGAGGATGCCGATCGCCTGAAGCGTGTGCTCGTCCACCGTATAGTGATGATACATGTTGAACTGCATCATCGCCACGCAACGGCCGAACTCAGGGATGAAGCGGCCCAGCACGCCCGACTCGTTCATGTAGCGGAGCGAGTTTTCCGGCGCCTCGCGCGAGGTCAGAAGATCGAGAAAAAGGCGGTTCGCCTCCCGGTTCCTGCGGAAATCGTCGTCGATGAGCTTCATCGACGCGCGGATGAGGCGCAGCGCTTCGGGATGCATCAGCAGGTTTTCGCGCTCCGCCTCGATGAAGAAACGGATCAGGTTCAGCGGGTCTTTTCGGAAGACGTCCGGCTGCTTGACGTTCAGACGCCGGTTGTCGAGGCGGAAATCGGTCGTCGCGGCGATCTTGGCCTGCGGGCTCCATGGCAGCGCGCCGACGAAGTCGCTGAGCGTCGGCACGCTCTTCAACTGCCGCAATTCGAGGCTCGAACAGACGGTGCGCGTGAGATCGCCGACATCCTTCGCGATCAGAAAATAGTGCTTCATGAACCGCTCGACGGCGAGCAGGCCACGGCCTTCATGATAGCGGAGCCGCCGCGCCATGTCCGGCTGCACGTCGAAAGAAAGCCGCTCTTCTGCCTTCCCGGTGAGAAAATGCAGATGGCAGCGGATCGTCCAGAGGAAGCCCTCGCAATGGTTGAAGGTGGCGACCTCGCTATGCGTGAAGATCGCGTTTTCCGCCTTCTGGCCGTTGTGCGCCGGGTTGAGGTAGACCGCGAGCCAGTGCAGCAGGTTCAGGTCGCGAAGGCCGCCCTTGCCTTCCTTGATGTTGGGCTCGACGCGATAACGCGACTGGCCCGCGCGCTTCAGGCGCTCCTCGCGCTCGACGAGCTTAGCCGCGATGAACTCCCGCTTCGAGCCGCTGACGACGTTGGCGATGAAGCGCGACCACATATCATCGAAAAGCGCGCCTTCGCCGTGGATGAGCCGCGCATCGAGCAGCGCCGTGCGGATCGTCATGTCGGATTGCGCGGCCTTCAGCGTCTGGTCGACGGTGCGGGTGGCATGGCCGACCTTGTAACCGAGATCCCACAGGAAATAGAGCACGGACTCCACGATGCTCTCGCCCCACGCCGTCTGCTTGTACGGAAGGAGGAACAGGAGATCGACGTCCGATTTCGGGGCCATGAGGCCGCGCCCGTACCCGCCCGTGGCGACGAGCGCCATATGTTCGGCGGCGGAAGGGTTTCGCGCGCGATAGAGATGCTTCGTCGAGAAATCGTAGATGAGCTTGATCAGTTCATCCTGGAAAAGCGCGAGCGCTGCCGCGCAGGCGCGCCCGTCGCCCGTGCGCAACAGCAGCGCCTCGGCCTCGGCTTGCGCGGTCGCCTTCAGTTCCTTCAGGCGGCGCACCACGCGCGGGCGCATCTGCGCCGGATTTTCCGCGCTTTCCTTCCAATAGGCCGAAAGCTCCGCGCGCAACTCGGCGGGATCGAAGAAGGGCGGCGTGGCGATGCTGATCTGGTCCATGGGCGAGGCTTCACGTTTGTGCCCTCACCTTACAACGGTTCGCCGCTCCGGCCTATGGTCTCATTGCCGGAAGCGGAAGAAGCGGCGGCCGGACCCCCGCCCGCCGCCAGCAGTCAAAATCCGACGCGCCGCAGGTCGAGCGTATGCGGGAAGCTCGGGTTTGGCCCCGGATTGTAGGGCTGCATCGTGCCCGGCGTATGCCCGTAAAGCTCGAAGCGCGCGAGGCGGCGCGTCTCGGCTTCGAGCGCATTGATCGGGAAATTGTCATGCGCGCGGCCGCCCGGATGCGCGACGTGATAGCGGCAGCCGCCGACGGAGCGCCCCGCATGGCTGTCGTACAGGTCGAACACGAGGGGCGTATGCGGCGGGATCGTCGGCTGGAGGCAGCTTGCGGGCCACCACGCGCGGAAGCGCACGCCGGCAGCGGCCTCGCCATGCGTGCCCGTCGGCTTCAGCGGCACGGTCACGCCGTTGCAAAGCACCTGATAGCGGTTGCCGAGATTGCCCTTCACCTTCACCTGAAGGCGTTCGAGCGACGAGTCCACATAGCGGACGGTGCCCCCCGGCGCGCCTTCCTCGCCGAGCACGTGCCACGGCTCCAGCGCCTGTCGCAGTTCGATCTCGATGCCTTGATAATCCACCGCGCCGTAAAGCGGGAAGCGGAACTCGAAATGAGGCGCGAACCATTCGACCGCGACCGGGAAGCCCGCTTCCTTAAGATCCGCAATCACGTCCTTGAAGTCGGCCCAGACGAAATCAGGTAGCATGAAGCGGTCGTGCAGTTCCGTGCCCCACGGAATGAGGCGGCGCTTGTAGGGCTTTTCCCAGAACCATGCGATCAGCGCGCGAAGCAGAAGCTGCTGCGCGAGGCTCATGCGCGCATGCGGGGGCATTTCGAAATTGCGGAACTCCACAAGGCCGAGCCTCCCGGAGGACGAATCCGGCGAGTAGAGTTTATCGATGCAGATTTCCGCGCGGTGCGTGTTGCCCGAAGAGTCTATGAGCAGATTGCGGAAGACGCGGTCCACGAGCCAAGAGGGAATCCAGCCGTAATCCTTGTCCGGGATCTGGCTGAACGCGATTTCCATTTCGTAGAGCGAGTCGTTCCGCGCCTCGTCGATGCGCGGCGCCTGGCTCGTCGGCCCGATGAAGAGGCCCGAGAACAGATAGGACAGCGACGGGTGGTTCTGCCAGTACGCGATGATGCTGGCAAGCAGATCGGGGCGGCGCAGGAAGGGGCTGTCGGCCGGGGTCTTCGCGCCGAGCACGATGTGATTGCCGCCGCCGGTGCCGGTGTGACGGCCGTCGACCATGAATTTCTCGGTGCCGAGCCGGGCGAGCCGCGCTTCCTCATACAGGATTTCGGTGATGTTCACCGCCTCGTCCCAGTTCGACGCGGGCTGAATGTTCACCTCGATCACGCCGGGGTCGGGCGTGACCTTGATCACGTTGAGGCGCGGATCGTGCGGCGGGTGATAGCCCTCGATATGAACCGGCTGCCCCGTGATCTTCGCGGTTTCCTCGATGGCGGCGGCAAGCGCGGCGTAGTCTTCCGCGTCGGCGAGCGGCGGCATGAACACGCAAAGATGCCCGTCGCGCGGCTCGATGGCGAGCGCGGTGCGGACATTGCCGAAGACTTCGGTCGGCACGAGCGGCGCGGGCGCCGCCGGAGGGGCCAGCAGCGTCACCGACTCGCGGCGGCTGCGCAAAAGCACCTCGCGCGACGGCATGGAAGCGCGCGCCGCGAACGGATCGGTCGGGATGATGTGCGGATAGTTCGACGGCACGATGTAGGGCGTCGACGACAGCGGCAGGCGATAGCCCACGGGCGAGTCGCCCGGCACGAGATAGAGCCTGCGGCGGCGGAAGTTCCACTTCTCCGTCACCCATGTGCGGCCGCGCGCCTGACTGTGCCACACCTGGATCGGCATGACGTAGCCGGACGGCTTGTCGAGCCCGCGCTCGAACACGCGGATGACGCGGTCGCGTTCCTGCGGGTCTTCGAGCTTGTTGTCCTCGGGCTCGACATTGATCGGCAGTTTCTGCTCGATGAGAAGAAAATGCGCCGGGTCTTCATAGGCCGGAACGCCTGCATCGGCGGGAAGGCCGAGTTGTTCGGCCAGCACTTCCGCGAAACGGCCCGCGTCTTCCTGAGTTGCGGGCTTTACGGGGATTTCGTGGTCGATATGCGCTTCGTTTTCCCAGAGCGGCTGATTGTCCGCGCGCCAGTAGACCGAGAACGACCAGCGCGGAAGCTGTTCGCCCGGATACCACTTGCCTTGCCCGTAATGAAGCAGTCCACCCGGTGCGAAGCGGTCGCGCAGGCGGCGGATGAGGTTTTCAGCATAGCGCCGTTTCGTCGGCCCCACGGCGTCCGTGTTCCATTCGGCGCCGTCCACGTCGTCAATGGAAACGAACGTCGGCTCGCCGCCCATCGAGAGCCGCACATCGCCCGCATCGAGTCGCCGGTCGACCTCGTGCCCCGCCGCCGCGATGGCCTTCCACTGGTCGTCCGTGTAGGGCAGCGTCACGCGCGGGCTTTCGTAGATGCGCTGCACCTGCATGTCGAAGCTGAACGTGACTTCCGCCTCGTCATGCGCGCCCGAGATCGGCGCGGCGCTCTGCGGCGAGGGCGTGGCGGCAAGCGGGATGTGGCCTTCGCCCGCGAACAGGCCGGATGTCGGATCGAGGCCGATCCAGCCCGCGCCGGGAAGATAGACTTCGGCCCATGCGTGCAGATCCGTGAAATCAACCTCGGTGCCGGATGGGCCGTCGAGCGACTTCTGATCCGCCTTCAATTGAATGAGGTACCCCGACACGAAACGCGCGGCGAGGCCGAAATGCCGCATGATGTGCACGAGCAGCCAGCCCGAGTCGCGGCACGAGCCGGAGCGCTTCTCCAGCGTCTCTTCCGGCGTCTGAACGCCCGGCTCCATGCGTATCAGATAGGCAATATCCTTCTGAAGCTGCAAATTTAGCGCCCAGATGAAATCGATGGAGGTCTTCGCGTCGATCCTGAGGCCCGCGATATAGTCCTTCAGAAGCGGCCCCGGTTCCTCCGCCTTGAGGTAGGGCGCGAGTTCCTCCTTCAGCGACGCATCGTAGTCGAAAGGCCAGTTCTGCGCGTATTCCTCGACGAAGAAGTCGAAGGGGTTGATCGTGGCCATGTCCGCCACGAGATCGACCACCACCTTGAACTCGCGCGTTTTTTCCGGGAAGACGAGCCGCGCCAGATAGTTGCCGAACGGGTCCTGCTGCCAGTTGATGAAGTGCTCTTCCGGCGTGATGCTGAGCGAATAGGACAGGATCGGCGTGCGGCAGTGCGGCGCCGGCCGCAACCTCACCACCTGGGGGCCGAGCCCGGTCAGGCGGTCGTAATCATATTCGGTCCGATGGGTCAGCGCGACATGGATGGCCATCGTTTCTCCTGACGGCGGGCGTGAGTCGGGTGCGGGCGCACAATGCTTCGCCCGGATGCACCGTGCAAGCGTCATGCCTGAGAAACAGCGGCGTTTTTTGCAGTGCTGATTTGATGGAAGGGGGTTTCGACGGAAAGCGCCTTATCTGAAAGTAACCACCTTGGCTGGCGGCAACTCCGCAGCGCCGGGCTGCTTGCCCCAGTCGCGGGTGTTGAAGACGTCGCCATCCTTGCGCACCTCGGCGAGAAGGTCGAGGTCGAGCGTCGCGAACACCCATTGCGCCGCGTTCATCTGGCCTTCTTCCAGCACGCCGGAGGGAGAGGAAAACAGCGGGTCCGAGGGCGCGAAAAAGCCCGCCGCGCCCGCGTTCTGATCGACCGCCGCCGACCAGTCCGCCGCCCCAACCGTGCAGGCTTGCACGACATACACCTGATTTTCGAGCGCCCGCGCCGCGCAGGCGTTGCGCACGCGGTAGTAGCCATAGGCGGTATCGGTGCAGGACGGGACGAGGATGACTTCCGCACCCGCATCGCACATCGCGCGCACGATCAGCGGGAACTCCGAGTCGTAGCAGATGGCGATGCCGATTTTCGCCAGGCCGATGTCGAAGACGCACAGGCCCGAGCCGGCATCGATACCCCAGTCCTCGACTTCCGAACGTGTCAGGATCTGCTTCTGCTGGCTTCCCGTTTCGCCGTGTGGCGTGAAGAGCCGCGCGCGATTCACGACGCTCCCATCGGCAAGGCGCGTCGGCGCGCTGCCCGCGAGGATATGGACTCCATGCCGTTTTGCGAGGCGCGCATATTCGGCTTCGTAATCGGCAATGCAATACTGCATGACCTCGATCGAGGCGTGGAGGTCGCGCGAGATATGCCGCCCGGCGATACGAGCCAGTTCCATCGACGCGTATTCCGGGAAAACGAGCAACTGCGCGCCTTTAACCACAGCCTGCTCGACCCAGCGGGCGAGCTTGGCGTCGAAGGCCGCCATCGACGTAAGTTCATCGATGGGATACTGGGCCGACGCGATGCGAATGGTTCGGGCCATCAGTCGAATTCCCGTATCCAGAATTGCATGGGATGCGCTGTTTCGTCCGCCTGATCGACGTCCTTCCAATGGAAGGTGGCAATCAGCCCCTCCGCCTTGCGATACCCGCGCTTTTTCCAGAACGGTTCGAGCGGCGAATAGGCCGCCGGCTTCAGCGGGTGATCATCGGGGCGGACGACGGCGCAAAATGCCGACGAGCGATAGCCGCGCGCTCTGGCATGGGCCTCGCGCGCGTCGAAAAATGCGTGGCCGAAGCCGCGCCCGCGAAACGACGGATCGAGAACGGACTCGCCGCAGTAGAAAATCCGCGCGGCATCGATACCGCGCGCACGAAAGGGTTCCCCAGACTCTTCGTTGTGCCCTTCCAGCGCGGAACCCGTCGCACAGCCGACGATGCGGCCGTGGTCGTTTTCCGCGACGACGGCGATGCTGTCCGCCGCTCCGGCGAAAGACGCGAGATAGCTCTGTTCGTAATCGAGCGAGCCATCGTAGAGGTACGGGTAAGCGCGAAAAACCTCGATCCTGAGCCGCGCCAGTTCAGGCAGCGCGCGTTCAAGATCCGGCCCTGTGAGTGTCGAAATGCGCATGTGGTGAAAGCGCCCCGGTTGCTTCGAGCGAGAGAACCCCCGGTCGGGCCGTCTCGTTCCGCTACGGTAACGCTTTACTATGCTTGCGCGGCGTTCAGGAGGCAAGCACCCTGAGATCGGGATCGGTGAGCCGCACGAGCCCCGCCATGATGTCGTTGAGCTGGAAGTCCTTCGGCGTATAGATCGCCGCGACGCCGCACGCCTTGAGCGTCGCCTCGTCTTCGACCGGGATGATGCCGCCCACGACCACCGGAATGTCGGAGAGGCCCGCCGCGCGCATGCGGTCCATCACGTCGCGCACGAGCGGCACATGGCTGCCCGACAGGATCGACAGCCCTACGATGTGCACGCTTTCTTCGAGCGCCGCGTTGACGATCTGAGCCGGCGTAAGGCGAATGCCCTCGTAAACGACTTCCATGCCGCTGTCTCGGGCACGCACGGCGATCTGCTCGGCGCCATTGGAATGGCCGTCGAGGCCCGGCTTGCCGACGAGAAGCTTCAGCCTGCGGCCAAGCTTGGCGGAGACACGTTCCACATCGGAGCGAATGGTAACAAGATCGGCGCGTGTCCCCTGCGCGGCGGCGCGTGAAACGCCGGTCGGCGCGCGATATTCGCCGAAAACCTGGCGCAGCGTGTCGCCCCATTCGCCGGTCGTCACACCCGCCTTCGCGCAGGCAATCGACGGCTCCATGATGTTGCGGCCTTCCTGCGCCGCCTCGCGGAGCGCGGCAAGCGTGGCATCGACCGCCTTCGCGTCGCGGGCAGCGCGCCACGCCTTCAGCGCCTCGACCTGCTCGCGTTCCACCCATTCCGGCACGGTCTGGATCGCGCCACCGGTACCGCCCGACAGCGGCGAGGGCTCGGTTTCGGTCCAGCGGTTCACGCCGACGACGACCTGCTCGCCCGACTCGATCTTCTGGAGCCGCGCCGCATTCGCCTCGACGAGACGCTGCTTCATATAGCTCGAATCGACCGCCGCAATCGCGCCGCCCATGGCCTCGATGCGCGCCAGTTCCTCGCGCGCCTCAGCCTTCAGCGCCTCGACCTTCGCGTCGATCTCGCGGCTGCCGTCGAAGATGTCGCCATATTCGAGAAGGTCCGTTTCATAGGCCACGATCTGCTGCATGCGGAGCGACCATTGCTGATCCCACGGACGCGGCAGGCCCAGCGCCTCGTTCCACGCCGGAAGCTGGACCGCACGGGCCCGCGCCTTCTTCGACAGCACCACGGCCAGCATCTCGACGAGAATGCGGTAGACGTTGTTTTCCGGCTGCGGCTCGGTGAGGCCGAGCGAATTCACCTGCACGCCATAGCGGAAGCGGCGGAGCTTCGGATCGCTGACGCCGTAGCGCTTCTCCGCGATCTCGTCCCAGAGTTCCACGAACGCGCGCATCTTGCACATCTCGGTGATGAAGCGCATCCCGGCGTTGACGAAGAACGACACGCGCGCCAAAGCCTGCCCGAACTCCTCTTCCGGAATTTCGCCGCTGTCCCTGACCGTATCGAGCACGGCCTGCGCGGTGGCGAGCGCATAGGCGAGTTCCTGCACCGGCGTCGCGCCCGCTTCCTGAAGATGATAGGAGCAGACGTTCATCGGGTTCCACTTCGGCACTTCGCGGTAACAGAAGACCGTCACATCCTTGATGAGACGCATGGACGGCTGCGGTGGGAACACGTAGGTGCCGCGCGAGAGATATTCCTTGATGATGTCGTTCTGCACGGTGCCGGTAAGCTGATTGCGGCTCACGCCCTGCTCGTCGGCGATAGCGACATAGAGCGACAGCATCCACGCCGCCGTCGCGTTGATCGTCATCGACGTGTTCATCTTGCCGAGCGGAATGCCGTTCAGAAGCGTGCGCATGTCGCCGATATGCGCGACCGGCACGCCGACCTTGCCGACCTCGCCCTTCGCCAGCGGATGATCCGAATCATAGCCCGTCTGCGTGGGGAGGTCGAAGGCGACCGAAAGACCCGTCTGGCCTTTCGCCAGATTTTTCAGGTAAAGCTCGTTCGAGGCTTTGGGCGTCGAATGTCCAGCATAGGTGCGGAAGATCCAGGGCTGGTCGGGCTTGCGGTTGTCGGGCTTTTGTGCGTCGGGCTTTGCTTGGTCGGACATCGGCCGGTCTCGTTCTTCTTGATCCGTTTGCAGTGCACAATAGCACGCGGGTTGCTAACGCCCCACCCTCCAATAGACGAACAAATGGGCGGCCCGCTGCGTGAACGATCTCCATGCCGGATGTTCCGCGCGAAGCTGAAACCGGCTTGCCGCGCGATAGCCGGCAACAGCGGAAGCTCGTTCCATGCCAGCGACGCAAATGCTCCGGCGCGTACCTTCAGGCCCACATTGCCGCTCGCTCTCAAGCAAACGCATGCGCTTGAGAGCACGGGCACATTGTCGTTTCCAATGCAGCTCCGAATTTTACATTCGATGGTCGAGTTACCTACACTGCTGTTGTCGTTGGCAACAATATTCACTGATATTCCGGTGCGGAGCCCTCATCGATAGAACTTCCACATCCGTTCCATCGTCTTGGCGATCTCGTCGCCGGAGGGTTCGAACGGCTGGAGGTTGATGCGGATGATGCCGTCGTGCCCCATTTTCCACGGCAGGCGCATGAGAAGGCGCCAGATCGGCAACCGCCGCCAGTCCGCGATCAGCGCGCGGCCGAGCGGTTCCCTAAGTTTGACGTGAAGCTCCTCCATGTCGAGCGTGCGCACGGAAAATGAGACCAGCGTCACTTCCCCGATCGAACGCCACGCGATCAGGCCG
The Rhodomicrobium lacus DNA segment above includes these coding regions:
- a CDS encoding ArsC family reductase, whose protein sequence is MTITVYGIKNCSTVKKARGWLEERGVAYAFHDYKTAAADEALVRRFVKEHGWETLLNRAGTTFRKLPESEKENIDEEKAVALMLANPSIIKRPVLDLGDRTLVGFKPEVYDAAFPATH
- the rlmB gene encoding 23S rRNA (guanosine(2251)-2'-O)-methyltransferase RlmB; this encodes MTRIVKPSKPRHDETRKQARGPGAKEAGAGSRDTAPKQEAWAFSRFGDAGRNARPQKSAGQSFARLAAGETLYGLHSVEAALANPKRRIHHAWLTENAAARLRPLLDARKIAATLALPADLDALTGPGAVHQGAVLHVEPLAQPGLDDFLDALDDAPATVVILDQVTDPHNVGAVIRSAAAFGIGAMIVQDRHSPPLTATLAKSASGGLEHVPVIEVVNLSRVLEKLKERDFLCIGFDSEGAQRFDAALAGGRRVAFVFGAEDRGLRRLVREKCDAIAALAAPGPIKSLNISNAAAIVFHARALERGDEK
- a CDS encoding NUDIX hydrolase codes for the protein MLHADATAALAEYERLFPCEALEGVRDFLARNSEDILRSNPAGHVTASGLVFDGSALLLILHKKSGRFLQPGGHVESADASIYDAARREVLEETGLAVTSSPLFPARVPFNIDVHMIPARPDRDQREHWHYDFQYLFEPVGRDVHIDESEVEAYRWAPLDHPFAASGLIAAAPKLQKLLSKRTLT
- a CDS encoding [protein-PII] uridylyltransferase; protein product: MDQISIATPPFFDPAELRAELSAYWKESAENPAQMRPRVVRRLKELKATAQAEAEALLLRTGDGRACAAALALFQDELIKLIYDFSTKHLYRARNPSAAEHMALVATGGYGRGLMAPKSDVDLLFLLPYKQTAWGESIVESVLYFLWDLGYKVGHATRTVDQTLKAAQSDMTIRTALLDARLIHGEGALFDDMWSRFIANVVSGSKREFIAAKLVEREERLKRAGQSRYRVEPNIKEGKGGLRDLNLLHWLAVYLNPAHNGQKAENAIFTHSEVATFNHCEGFLWTIRCHLHFLTGKAEERLSFDVQPDMARRLRYHEGRGLLAVERFMKHYFLIAKDVGDLTRTVCSSLELRQLKSVPTLSDFVGALPWSPQAKIAATTDFRLDNRRLNVKQPDVFRKDPLNLIRFFIEAERENLLMHPEALRLIRASMKLIDDDFRRNREANRLFLDLLTSREAPENSLRYMNESGVLGRFIPEFGRCVAMMQFNMYHHYTVDEHTLQAIGILSRIEKGEFGKELPLSTEIINDIQNRNALYVALLMHDVAKAVEGDHSLVGADWARSVALRLGLSAAEAETAAWLVRHHLVMSQTAQSRDISDPQTIRNFADLVQSPERLKLLLLLTVADIRAVGPGVWNGWKGQLLRQLYYDTEPILAGGHTRVPRQARIAAAKARLGEVLRDWDAADVEHFIQRHESDYWVRTDLERQILHANLIRRFETEAAPLVYDVRCCDIVRPIPELTFVTGDHPQLLMQCAGACAASGASIASAQIATTRDGLALDTLLFQRKFVDDHEEISQCEKIARSITDVVSGARVLDEARVRSVRKMPKVDAFTVPPDIVIDNTASQETTVIEVHALDRPGLLYDLARGFDELGLDIASAHIATFGEKAVDVFYVTGPGKQKVTDEATKSRIRAQILDLLEE
- a CDS encoding DUF2126 domain-containing protein, encoding MAIHVALTHRTEYDYDRLTGLGPQVVRLRPAPHCRTPILSYSLSITPEEHFINWQQDPFGNYLARLVFPEKTREFKVVVDLVADMATINPFDFFVEEYAQNWPFDYDASLKEELAPYLKAEEPGPLLKDYIAGLRIDAKTSIDFIWALNLQLQKDIAYLIRMEPGVQTPEETLEKRSGSCRDSGWLLVHIMRHFGLAARFVSGYLIQLKADQKSLDGPSGTEVDFTDLHAWAEVYLPGAGWIGLDPTSGLFAGEGHIPLAATPSPQSAAPISGAHDEAEVTFSFDMQVQRIYESPRVTLPYTDDQWKAIAAAGHEVDRRLDAGDVRLSMGGEPTFVSIDDVDGAEWNTDAVGPTKRRYAENLIRRLRDRFAPGGLLHYGQGKWYPGEQLPRWSFSVYWRADNQPLWENEAHIDHEIPVKPATQEDAGRFAEVLAEQLGLPADAGVPAYEDPAHFLLIEQKLPINVEPEDNKLEDPQERDRVIRVFERGLDKPSGYVMPIQVWHSQARGRTWVTEKWNFRRRRLYLVPGDSPVGYRLPLSSTPYIVPSNYPHIIPTDPFAARASMPSREVLLRSRRESVTLLAPPAAPAPLVPTEVFGNVRTALAIEPRDGHLCVFMPPLADAEDYAALAAAIEETAKITGQPVHIEGYHPPHDPRLNVIKVTPDPGVIEVNIQPASNWDEAVNITEILYEEARLARLGTEKFMVDGRHTGTGGGNHIVLGAKTPADSPFLRRPDLLASIIAYWQNHPSLSYLFSGLFIGPTSQAPRIDEARNDSLYEMEIAFSQIPDKDYGWIPSWLVDRVFRNLLIDSSGNTHRAEICIDKLYSPDSSSGRLGLVEFRNFEMPPHARMSLAQQLLLRALIAWFWEKPYKRRLIPWGTELHDRFMLPDFVWADFKDVIADLKEAGFPVAVEWFAPHFEFRFPLYGAVDYQGIEIELRQALEPWHVLGEEGAPGGTVRYVDSSLERLQVKVKGNLGNRYQVLCNGVTVPLKPTGTHGEAAAGVRFRAWWPASCLQPTIPPHTPLVFDLYDSHAGRSVGGCRYHVAHPGGRAHDNFPINALEAETRRLARFELYGHTPGTMQPYNPGPNPSFPHTLDLRRVGF
- a CDS encoding carbon-nitrogen hydrolase family protein; its protein translation is MARTIRIASAQYPIDELTSMAAFDAKLARWVEQAVVKGAQLLVFPEYASMELARIAGRHISRDLHASIEVMQYCIADYEAEYARLAKRHGVHILAGSAPTRLADGSVVNRARLFTPHGETGSQQKQILTRSEVEDWGIDAGSGLCVFDIGLAKIGIAICYDSEFPLIVRAMCDAGAEVILVPSCTDTAYGYYRVRNACAARALENQVYVVQACTVGAADWSAAVDQNAGAAGFFAPSDPLFSSPSGVLEEGQMNAAQWVFATLDLDLLAEVRKDGDVFNTRDWGKQPGAAELPPAKVVTFR
- a CDS encoding GNAT family N-acetyltransferase → MRISTLTGPDLERALPELARLRIEVFRAYPYLYDGSLDYEQSYLASFAGAADSIAVVAENDHGRIVGCATGSALEGHNEESGEPFRARGIDAARIFYCGESVLDPSFRGRGFGHAFFDAREAHARARGYRSSAFCAVVRPDDHPLKPAAYSPLEPFWKKRGYRKAEGLIATFHWKDVDQADETAHPMQFWIREFD